A genomic stretch from Chloroflexota bacterium includes:
- a CDS encoding dihydroorotate dehydrogenase yields the protein MPKPDMSVNIAPGHESGLLLRAPVMIACGTFGQDGYGDGMPPGSDWQTLGAVVAKTATVRERLGNPRPRIAHGRAWTMNSIGLANPGIDTVLRDYAPKWTAWQVPVILSIAGESVDDFHALASAVDGTPGVAAIEINVSCPNVAGGLDFAQSPELTAGVVRAVVGATSLPVIAKLSPNVADIVPIAQAAETAGAHALTLTNTLIGMALDRDTGGSVLGAVTGGVSGPALKPITLAMVYRTYRAVGIPIIGVGGIESTDDALDYLHAGAAAVQVGTANFTNPRAPVEVQSGLERRLARRRLASVSALTGLAHRDAPSPAQAPVQA from the coding sequence ATGCCCAAGCCTGACATGTCCGTCAACATCGCCCCTGGCCATGAGTCCGGCCTGCTCCTCCGTGCCCCCGTCATGATCGCCTGCGGCACCTTTGGGCAGGACGGCTACGGCGATGGCATGCCCCCCGGCAGCGATTGGCAGACCCTTGGCGCCGTCGTCGCCAAGACCGCCACCGTCCGCGAGCGCCTCGGCAACCCCCGCCCGCGCATCGCCCACGGCCGCGCGTGGACCATGAACTCCATCGGCCTCGCGAACCCTGGCATCGACACCGTCCTCCGCGACTACGCCCCCAAGTGGACCGCGTGGCAGGTCCCCGTCATCCTCAGCATCGCCGGCGAGAGCGTCGACGACTTCCACGCCCTCGCCTCAGCCGTCGACGGCACGCCCGGCGTCGCCGCCATCGAGATCAACGTGAGCTGCCCCAACGTCGCCGGCGGCCTCGATTTCGCCCAGAGCCCCGAACTCACCGCCGGCGTCGTCCGAGCCGTCGTCGGCGCAACGTCCCTGCCCGTCATCGCCAAGCTCTCGCCCAACGTCGCCGACATCGTCCCCATCGCCCAGGCCGCCGAGACCGCGGGCGCCCACGCCCTCACCCTCACCAACACCCTCATCGGCATGGCCCTTGACCGCGATACCGGCGGCTCCGTCCTCGGCGCCGTCACCGGCGGCGTCTCCGGCCCCGCCCTCAAGCCCATAACCCTCGCGATGGTCTACAGGACCTACCGCGCCGTCGGCATCCCCATCATCGGCGTCGGCGGCATCGAGTCGACCGATGATGCCCTCGACTACCTCCACGCCGGCGCGGCGGCGGTCCAGGTCGGCACGGCGAACTTCACCAACCCGCGCGCCCCCGTCGAGGTCCAGTCTGGCCTTGAGCGCCGCCTCGCCCGCCGCAGGCTCGCGTCTGTCTCCGCCCTGACCGGCCTCGCCCACCGCGATGCCCCTTCCCCCGC